A genome region from Nocardioides cynanchi includes the following:
- the coaA gene encoding type I pantothenate kinase: protein MPNGAHGGEPTPYVELDRAAWAELGDQMDQPLSAEEITRLRGLGDQLDLDEVQQIYLPISRLLSLRVRAARRLHRKQEAFLHLPEQRRTPFVIGLAGSVAVGKSTTARVLQQLLGHWDEHPSVALVTTDGFLYPNAELERRGILQRKGFPESYDRRALLRFVVDIKSGRDEVEAPTYSHLVYDVVPDDPVVVRHPDIVIVEGLNVLQPARVTDAGRTGLALSDFFDFSVYVDAATADIRAWYVERFLRLRETAFADPASYFSRYAGLSTEEATATALEIWDTINGVNLRENIQPTRSRATLVLRKDRDHSVRYVRLRKL from the coding sequence ATGCCCAACGGTGCGCACGGCGGTGAGCCCACGCCGTACGTCGAGCTCGACCGCGCCGCCTGGGCCGAGCTGGGCGACCAGATGGACCAGCCGCTCTCGGCCGAGGAGATCACCCGGCTGCGCGGGCTGGGCGACCAGCTGGACCTCGACGAGGTGCAGCAGATCTACCTCCCGATCTCCCGGCTGCTCAGCCTGCGGGTGCGCGCCGCGCGGCGGCTGCACCGCAAGCAGGAGGCCTTCCTGCACCTGCCCGAGCAGCGGCGTACGCCGTTCGTGATCGGCCTCGCCGGGTCCGTGGCGGTCGGCAAGTCGACGACGGCCCGCGTCCTGCAGCAGCTGCTCGGGCACTGGGACGAGCACCCGAGCGTCGCCCTGGTCACCACCGACGGCTTCCTCTACCCCAACGCCGAGCTCGAGCGGCGCGGGATCCTCCAGCGCAAGGGCTTCCCGGAGTCCTACGACCGCCGGGCCCTGCTGCGCTTCGTGGTCGACATCAAGTCCGGCCGCGACGAGGTCGAGGCGCCGACCTACTCCCACCTGGTGTACGACGTGGTGCCCGACGACCCGGTCGTGGTGCGGCATCCCGACATCGTGATCGTCGAGGGCCTCAACGTGCTCCAGCCGGCCCGGGTCACCGACGCCGGCCGGACCGGACTGGCCCTGAGCGACTTCTTCGACTTCAGCGTCTACGTCGACGCCGCGACCGCCGACATCCGGGCGTGGTACGTCGAGCGGTTCCTGCGGCTGCGGGAGACCGCCTTCGCCGACCCCGCGTCGTACTTCTCGCGCTACGCGGGGCTCTCCACCGAGGAGGCGACCGCGACGGCGCTGGAGATCTGGGACACCATCAACGGCGTCAACCTGCGCGAGAACATCCAGCCGACCCGCTCCCGGGCCACCCTCGTGCTCCGCAAGGACCGCGACCACTCCGTGCGCTACGTCAGGCTGCGCAAGCTGTGA